One stretch of Candidatus Poribacteria bacterium DNA includes these proteins:
- a CDS encoding type II toxin-antitoxin system HicA family toxin has product MPMKPLPYRQIKRKLEKAGFSIRHQRGSHVKFVRESDGEVRTVMVPHHREIRIGTLRAIVRHAGLTPEEFDAL; this is encoded by the coding sequence ATACCGATGAAACCCCTTCCGTATCGTCAGATTAAACGTAAACTGGAAAAAGCCGGGTTTTCTATCAGGCATCAACGCGGCAGTCACGTGAAGTTTGTCCGTGAAAGTGATGGTGAGGTTCGGACGGTAATGGTTCCACATCATCGTGAAATTCGCATTGGGACGCTGCGTGCCATCGTGCGTCATGCTGGTTTAACCCCAGAGGAGTTCGATGCACTTTAA
- a CDS encoding type II toxin-antitoxin system HicB family antitoxin: MKMQTFTASISQEDEWFVAQCLEVDVASQGKSEDEAIQNLAEALELYFEPPRPTVMPKLRKFEVNINTDETPSVSSD; encoded by the coding sequence ATGAAAATGCAAACTTTTACGGCAAGCATATCGCAAGAAGATGAATGGTTTGTAGCACAATGCTTAGAGGTAGATGTCGCAAGCCAGGGTAAAAGCGAAGACGAGGCGATACAGAATCTCGCAGAGGCGTTGGAACTCTACTTTGAACCGCCGCGACCCACCGTGATGCCGAAGCTCCGAAAATTTGAGGTTAACATCAATACCGATGAAACCCCTTCCGTATCGTCAGATTAA
- a CDS encoding sulfatase — MTDKPNIVYLLADQIRACSLSVYGDTQIETPHINRLAQEGTVFSNAIATAPVCTPYRSMLLTGRHPQTTGHLINFVRTRHDEIGLGDVFNRNGYRTAWVGKWHLHTGSFPEIGGRDYVPEGRDRLGFQHWRGYNFHTDYFNGTVNLDDWRNEKWEGYETDALNRYAFQFMDDVEDDTPFCLFISPHQAHSTPYEFAPQEYYDRLPAELQLPENVPDSVKAESLRIYRHYLAMTLTVDDMLGELMAYLERTGRAENTLLIFGSDHGTQGGAQGINFWAKREPYEESIKVPLIMRLPGVFEGNRTCDTLTSPVDLFPSLCGLCSIQPPRTVEGYDLSAAWRGETDPFEQDAVLTMNFGSTYDYLVDGNEWRGVRTKTHSYARWLDGKRMLYDVEADPLQMNNLIDNPEAKPLSDEMETTLSDLMDARNDTLQPATSYTDWYDAQRRIVRNAHGPLGNPEDEPDWSLLKG, encoded by the coding sequence ATGACAGACAAACCAAATATCGTTTATCTCCTCGCTGATCAGATTCGCGCGTGTTCACTATCCGTGTACGGCGACACACAGATCGAAACACCGCACATCAATCGCCTCGCACAAGAAGGTACCGTTTTTTCAAACGCAATTGCCACCGCACCCGTCTGCACCCCCTATCGCTCCATGCTACTCACCGGGCGACACCCACAGACGACCGGTCATCTCATAAACTTCGTCAGAACCCGGCACGATGAAATCGGACTCGGCGACGTTTTCAACCGAAACGGCTATCGGACGGCATGGGTCGGCAAATGGCATCTCCACACGGGTTCGTTCCCAGAAATCGGCGGACGCGACTACGTCCCCGAAGGACGCGACCGCCTCGGTTTCCAACACTGGCGCGGTTACAACTTCCACACCGACTATTTCAACGGCACTGTAAACCTCGACGACTGGCGGAACGAAAAATGGGAAGGCTACGAAACCGATGCCTTGAACCGATACGCCTTTCAGTTTATGGACGACGTAGAAGACGACACTCCCTTCTGTCTGTTTATTTCTCCGCATCAAGCACATTCCACACCTTACGAGTTCGCACCCCAGGAATACTATGACCGGCTGCCTGCAGAACTCCAATTACCGGAAAACGTCCCTGATTCCGTTAAAGCAGAATCCCTAAGAATCTACCGACACTATCTCGCCATGACACTAACGGTAGACGATATGCTCGGTGAACTGATGGCGTATCTCGAAAGAACCGGACGCGCTGAAAACACACTCCTCATCTTCGGATCCGATCACGGCACACAAGGCGGCGCACAAGGCATCAATTTCTGGGCGAAACGGGAACCTTACGAAGAATCCATTAAAGTCCCACTCATTATGCGCCTCCCCGGCGTTTTTGAGGGCAACCGCACCTGTGACACGCTCACATCTCCCGTCGATCTGTTCCCCTCGTTGTGTGGTCTATGCAGTATTCAACCACCCCGAACCGTTGAAGGCTATGATTTGTCCGCAGCTTGGCGTGGCGAAACCGACCCCTTTGAACAAGATGCCGTCTTAACAATGAACTTCGGTTCAACCTACGACTATCTCGTTGATGGTAACGAGTGGCGCGGGGTCCGCACAAAGACGCACAGTTACGCCCGTTGGCTCGACGGCAAACGGATGTTATACGACGTAGAAGCAGACCCTTTGCAAATGAATAATCTGATTGACAACCCCGAAGCCAAACCATTATCAGACGAAATGGAAACCACCCTCTCTGATTTGATGGACGCACGAAACGACACACTCCAACCCGCGACGAGTTACACAGATTGGTACGACGCACAACGCCGCATCGTCCGCAACGCCCACGGTCCCCTCGGCAACCCAGAAGACGAGCCGGATTGGTCATTGTTGAAAGGTTGA